The following is a genomic window from Enterobacteriaceae endosymbiont of Donacia sparganii.
ATAAATTTATTTTTTTAAATTTTATAAAAATATTTTTTAAAAAATTAAAATATATTTATTTTTATTTTATGTAACCTAAATCCCTATTTATAGGGTTTTTTGCTGAAATACGAGCTAATTGATCACATTTATTATTCATTTCATGATATGAATGTCCTTTAATCCATTTCCAATAAATATTATGGTTAGATAAAGCAAATTCTAATCTTTTCCATAAATCAATATTTTTTACTTTTTTTTTATTATCACGTAACCAATTACATTTTTTCCAATTATATATCCATTTTGTAATTCCTTTTTGTAAATAATTACTATCAGTAAATATGTAAATATTACAATTCTCTTTTAGAGATTCTAATGCTATAATAGAAGCCATTAACTCCATTCTATTATTAGTTGTTAAAAAAAATCCTTTAGTTAAAATTTTTTCATATTTATGATATTGTAAAATAGCAGCACATCCTCCTGGTCCAGGATTATATATACAAGAACCATCTGTAAAAATATTTATATTTTTATACATATAACTTTTTTATTAAAATTTACATTATTTATATAACAAATATGAAAAAATTTAATATACGTCAAGTAGTTTTAGATACAGAAACAACTGGGATGAATTTATCTTATCCCTATTATATAGGACATCGTATTATAGAAATAGGAATTATAGAAATTATTAATCGTAATATTACTAAAAATTACTTTCATACATATATAAATCCACAACAAACTATAAGTAAAGAAGCATTTAATATTCATGGTATTTCTAATGAATTTTTATATAAAAAACCTATTTTTTCTAACATTGTTGATAATTTTTTAAATTATATTAAAGGTTCAGAACTTATTATTCATAATGCTCAATTTGATATTAATTTTTTAAATTATGAATTATCTTTATTAAAAAAAAATTTTCCTAAAATAGAAGATATTTGTACTATAAAAGATACTCTTAAAATAGCTAGAAATCTTTTTCCAGGAAAAAGAAATTCATTAAATTCTTTATGTTCTAGATTTAATATTGATAAAAGTAAACGTAATTTACATGGAGCTTTATTAGATGCGAAACTTTTAGCATATGTTTTTTTATTTATGACTACTGAACAAAATTCATTTGAATTAAAATTTTCTAAAGAAAAAAATAATGAATTAGAAAATTTATTTAAAAAATTTAAAAAAAAAAAATTATTAATTATCACAGCTTCTAATCAAGAATTAAAATTACACAAATTAAATTTAAATTTAATTAAAAAAAAATGTGGTTTTTATTTATGGAAAAAATAAATAAAAGTATTGACGATTAACAATATGATATATAATATAATAATTATTATGGTGCGATAGTTCAGTTGGTTAGAATACCGGCCTGTCACGCCGGGGGTCACGGGTTCAAGTCCCGTTCGCACCGTAGTATTAAATTTTTAATATAGTAAAAATATAATAATTTATTAATAATATTATTAATCATTATTAATCCATAATACACATGATTTTTTATATAATTCTAAATTATTTTTTAAAATATTAATTAAATCTGAACAAATTTCTTTTTTATTTATAAAATCATTAATCCAAAAAAAAACAGTAAAATTAATAGAATTATTAGTAATTTCATCAACAATAACATTAACAATTGAATTTTTTATTATTTTATCATTTAAGGAAACAGTATCTAATAAAATTTTTTTAATCATATTTATATCTTTTTGTATTAAATCTCGTGAAATACCTAAAGTAATTTTATTACGATATTCATTTGATTTAGAAAAATTTACTATATTTTCTGTAAGAATTTTTCCATTCGGAACAGATATAATACTACCATCAAATGTTTTTAAAAGAGTACAAAAAATTTCAACATTAGTAATTTTCCCAGTAATATTACCTATGTTAATATAATCTCCTACTTTAAAAATACGAAAAGTAATAATTAATAATCCTGAGGCTAAATTTGCTAATGCACTTTGCCAAGCTAAACCAATTACTAATCCTATAGTTCCAAATGCAGCAAAAATTGATGATGTTTTTAATCCAATACTACTTAATGCACTAACTATAACAAAAATAGTTAAACTATATTTAAAAACATTTGTCAGAAATCCAGTTGTAATAGGATCTATATTTCTAATAGTAAAAACATTTTTTATTGTTTTAGTAACAAATTTCACCCCCCATAATCCAAAAAATAAAACCATCCCGGCTAAAATAAAATGCTCACATTGATATAAAATAAAAATTCTATTTTTAAATATCCACATTTTTATAAAATCTAATACACTAGTAAATTTATTCATATTTTAATAATCCCTTTTATAAAATAATTTGTATTGTTTTTTATAATTTAAGTAATTTATTTTTTATAATATATTAATCGCATTTAATTCTTTAAATGTTCTTTCTAGTCGTTTTTTCATAGAAATTTGTGATGCTCTAATCCATGATCTAGGATCATAATATTTTTTATTAGGTTTATTTAATCCTTCTGGATTACCAAGTTGGTTCTGTAAATATTTTTTATATTTTTTATAAAATTTTAATATACCTTCCCATGTAGCCCACTGAGTATCTGTATCAATATTCATTTTAATAACACCATAATTTATAGATTTTTTAATTTCTAATAATGAAGATCCAGAACCACCATGAAATACAAAATTAATAGGATTTTTAGAAAGATTATGTTTTTTACTAATAAATTTTTGTGAATTTTTTAAAATTTCAGGCAATAATTTTACATTTCCTGCTTTATATACTCCATGAACATTACCAAAAGAAGCAGCAATAATAAACTGTGAACTGATTAATTTTAATTTTTCATAGGCATAATTTACATCATTATAATCAGTATATAATAATTTTTTATTTAAATTACTATTATCAATACCGTCTTCTTCTCCTCCTGTACATCCTAATTCTATTTCTAATGTCATTTTCATATGTGACATTCTTTTTAAATAATAACTACATATTTTAATATTATCTTTAAGAGACTCTTTAGATAAATCTATCATATGAGATGAAAATAAAGATTTTTTATGTATTAAATAGTATTTTTCATTTTCATTTAATAAATGATCTATCCAAGATAATTTATTTTTTGGACAATGATCAGTATGTAAAATAACTGGGATACCATAATATTTAGCAATTTTATGAACATGTTTAGCTCCAGAAATAGCTCCTATTACAGAAGCTAATCTAGGATTTATTTTTTGTAATCCTTTACCAGCAATAAAAGAAGCTCCTGAATTTGAAAATTGAATAATTACTGAAGATTTTACTTTTGCTGCAGTTTCTAATACTACATTAATAGAATCAGTACCAATACAATTAATAGCTGGTAAAGCAAAGTTATTTTCTTTTGCTATTTTAAATATGGTTTGTACATCATTACCAACAACGACACCAGGTTTTACATAATTTAAAATTTTAGACATAATATATACTTTACCTTATTGTAATTTTTTTATTATTAAAAATTTTAATATTTTAATTAAAAATTAAAATATTATAAAATATTTTCTAATATAGATATAACAGGTAATTTACGTCCTTCGATATATTTTAAAAAAGCTCCACCACCTGTAGAAATATAGGAAATTTTATTAAAAGCATTAAATAATTCTATTGCAGCTAATGTATCTCCTCCTCCTACAATAGAAAAAGCATTACTATTTATAATAGCTTTAACTATATTTTCAGTACCTTTTCTAAAATTTTTAAATTCAAATACTCCAATAGGACCATTCCATAATATGGTTTTTGCTTTTTTTAATTCATTTTTAATAATATTTATAGTTTTATGCCCTATATCGAGAATTTTTTCATTTTTTAATATGTTATTAATATTTTTTATTTTTACTAAAGAATTATTTTTAATAGATGTACTAACTACACAATCAACGGGAAGAATTATATTTTTATATTTATTAATTATTTCTTGTGCTAATAAAATAGCATTAGGTTCATATAATGAACTTCCAATATCATTATTTAATGATAATAAAGTATTTGCTATACCTCCTCCTACAATTACTTTATCAGATAATTTAGATATTTTTTTTAAAACATTAAATTTAGTAGATATTTTAGCTCCACCTATAATAGAAATTATTGGTTTTACAGGATTTTTTAATAATTTTTTTAAATTTTTTATTTCATTTATTAATAAAAATCCTGCACAAGATTTTTTAGCAAAATTAATAACACCATAAGTAGATGAATGAATACGATGAGAAGTTGCAAATGCATCCATTACAAATATATCGCATAAAGATGCATATTGTTTAGATAGTTTTATACTATTATCTTTTTCACCAATATTAAAACGAACATTTTCTAAAAGAATGATTTCATTATTTTTAAACTCACATCCATTTAAATAATTTTTTTGTAAAATAACTTTATGATTTAAAATTTTTTCTAAATATATAGCAATTTTTTTTAGAGAAAATAAAGAATTATATTTTCCTTCACTAGGTCTTCCTAAATGAGAAGCTATAATAATTTTAGATCCTTTTTTTAAAGCATACTTTATAGTTGGTAATGATAATCTAATTCTAATATCAGAAATAATATTACCATTTAAATCTATAGGCACATTAAAATCAGATCTAATTAATAAAATTTTATTTTTAATATTTAAATTTAAAATACTCAACATAAGTAATTTAATCCTATAATTTAAAATGTTAAAACAATTAATTATATATATTTTTAAAAATTTTTTTAATTTTTAAAATAATGTTTTCAACAGTAAAACCAAATATTTTAAATAATTCTTTTGCAGGAGCAGAATATCCAAAAGTATTAATACCAATTACACTACCATTTAAACCTACATATTTATACCAAAAATCTTTAGAACCAGCTTCAATAGCTATTCTACATTTAATATTAATAGGTAATATATAATTTTTATATTCTTTTGTTTGTTTATCAAAGGTATCAGTAGATGGCATAGATACTACTCTAATTTTATATTTTGAAATAGATAATTTTTTATATACTTCAACAGCTAAAGATACTTCAGAACCAGAAGCAATTAAAATAATTTGGGGATTTTTATCTATACAATCTTTTAATATATATCCTCCATATGATATAAATGATATTTCTTTTTTATTTCTTTTTTGTGTAGGTAAATTTTGTCTGGATAAAACTAATACAGTAGGTTTAGATATATTTTCAATAGCAATTTTCCATGCTAGAGCGGTTTCAATTTGATCACATGGACGCCAAATACTTATATTTGGAATTAATCTTAAACTAGATAATTGTTCTATAGGTTGATGTGTAGGTCCATCTTCTCCTAATCCTATAGAATCATGGGTAAAAATCATTATATTTCTAATTTTCATTAAAGAAGCCATTCTTATGGCATTACGACAATAATCTGAAAAAACTAAAAAAGTAGCAGTATAAGTAATAAATCCCTTATATAAGGAAATTCCATTTGCTATAGCCATCATACCAAATTCTCTTACTCCATAATGGATATAATTACCATCTTTAAATTGATTAATAGGTCGAGAATTTTTTAAAAAAGTTAGATTACTACTAGATAAATCTGCAGAACCTCCGAATAATTCTGGTAATAATTTTGAATATTTTTGTAAAATATTCTTAGATGCTTCTCTTGTTGAAAGATTAATATTAAAATGATTTAATTTATGGATATATTTATTTATTTTATTATTCCAATTATATGGTAGAATATTATTAATTCTTCTTTTAAATTCTTTAGCTAAAAGAGGAAATTTATGATAATAATTTTTAAACATATTTATCCATTTAAGTTCTTTTATACTACCTATTTTTTTTGCATTCCATTTGTCATAAATATATTCAGGAATTTCAAAAGGTTTATAATGCCAATTTAATTTTTTTCTTATTAGTATAATTTCTTCTTTACCTAAAGGAGTTCCATGTGCAATATTTTTTCCTGATTTATTAGGTGATCCAAAAGCAATAATTGTATTACAAATTAATAAAGAAGGTTTTTCTTCTTTAAGAGATTTAGCATTTTCAATAGCTATTTCTATATTTTTATAATTATGTCCATTTATATTTGGAATAACATTCCATCCATAAGATTCAAATCTTTTTTGAGTATCATCATTACACCATCCTTTAATATTTCCATCTATAGAAATGTTATTATTATCATAAAAAACTATTAATTTTTTTAATTTTAATGTTCCTGCTAAAGAACATACTTCATGAGAAATACCTTCCATTAAACAACCATCACCTACAAAAACATAAATATAATGATCAATTATATTAAAATCTAATCTATTAAATTGTGCTGCTAACGTTTTTTCAGCTATAGCCATACCAACAGCATTTGCTAATCCTTGTCCTAAAGGACCAGTACTAGTTTCAATATTAGAAGTACAGCCATATTCAGGATGTCCCGGAGTTTTAGAATATAGTTTTCGAAATTTTTTTAAATCAGAAATTGTTAAATTATATCCAGTTAAATGTAACAAACTATACATTAACATTACACAATGTCCATTGGATAATATAAATCGATCACGATTTATCCATAAAGGATTATTAGGATTATGATTTAGATAATTACGCCAAAGTACTTCAGCTATATCTGCCATACCCATTGGTGCTCCAGGATGTCCGGACTGAGCATTTTCTATAGCATCTATACTTAAAAATCGAATAGCATTAGCAAGATTTCTTCTAGAAGGCATAATTTAAATTACTCCTAAAGTTAAAACAAAAATATTTTATAAAAAAATTATTTATATAAAGAAATATATACTTAAAATGTTTTAAAATCTATGTATTATAATTTTAAAATTTTAATTTTTAAAAATTTTATATATATTTTATTTTAAATAAATATATAATAATAAAGAAAAAATATTTTTAATTATAAAAGGTAATATTAATGACAGAATATTTATTTACATCAGAATCTGTATCAGAAGGACATCCTGATAAAATAGCAGATCAAATTTCAGATGCTATACTAGATGATATAATAAAACAAGATATTAAGGCTCGTGTAGCATGTGAAACATATATTAAAAATAATATGATATTAATTGGAGGAGAAATAACTACAAAAGCTAAAATAAATATAGAAAAAATAACAAGAAAAACTATAAAAGAAATAGGATACACTAATCCTAATGCAGGATTTAATGCTAATACATGTACAATACTAAATATTATTAGTAAACAATCGGAAGATATTAATAAAGGAATAACATCTAATTTAGATAGATACAATCAAGGAGCAGGAGATCAAGGTTTTGTTTTTGGATATGCAACAAATGAAACAGATGTTTTTATGCCAGCACCTATTGTATATGCACATAAATTAGTATATCAACAAGCACAAATTAGAAAAAAAAAAATATTATCATGGTTAGAACCAGATGCTAAAAGTCAAATTACTTTTAAATATAAAAATAATAAAATTATTAATATAGATTCTGTTGTTTTATCTACACAAATTTCTAAAGAAATATCATATAAAAAATTACAAGAAGCTATTATGGAAGAAATTATTAAACCAGTTTTGCCTAAAAATTGGATAAATAAAAAAACAAAATTTTTTATTAATCCTTCCGGTCGTTTTATTATAGGAGGACCTGTTAGTGATTGTGGTTTAACTGGAAGAAAAATTATTGTAGATACTTATGGAGGAATGGCTAGACATGGAGGAGGAGCTTTTTCAGGTAAAGATCCATCTAAAGTAGATAGATCTGCTGCTTATGCAGCGCGTTATATAGCAAAAAATATAGTAGCATCCTCTTTAGCTTCACGTTGTGAGATACAAATTGCCTATATTATAGGTATTGCTAATCCAATTTCAATAATGGTAAATACTTTTGGTACTGGAAAAGTATCTAATAAAAAAATAATATTATTTATTAAAGAAATTTTTGACTTAAGACCTTTTAATTTAATTAAAATGTTAGATCTTTTAAAACCAATATATAAAAAAACTGCATGTTATGGCCATTTTGGAAGAAATATTTTTACATGGGAAAAAATAGATGAAGTAAATAAATTTAAAGATTTTTTTAGTATTTAAGAAAAAAAATATTAATTATTTATAATAATATTTTTTAAAAAATTAAATTCCATAAATTAGAAAGATTATTTAAATTTTCTGTAATCCAACAATTTTTTCATTAAATTTAGTTTTCATTATAATTACACCTTTAGTATTACGTCCAACAACACAAATTTCAGATATATTAACACGTATAAGTGTTCCCATATTAGTTATAATAATAACTTGATCATTGTTTTCTACTTTTAAAGATCCTATTAATTTTCCATTTCTTTTATTAATTTTTATAGATATAACACCTTTTGTAGATCTAGATTTTGTTGGAAATGCTATGTGATTTGTACATTTACCGTATCCATTTTCTGTTATAGTAAAAATATTATTTTTAGATTTATGTTTTATAATTATTAATGAAACTATATAATCATCTTTTTTATTTAAAATATTCATTCCTTTTACACCTATTGTATTCCTTTCCATAGATCTAATTTGAGATTCATTAAATTTAACTGCTTTTCCTGAAGAAGAAAATAACATTATTTTATCATCTTTATTAACAAGTGATACTCCTATTAAAGTATCGTTTTTTTTTAATTTTATTGCAATAATTCCATTAGATCTAGGATTACTAAATTTTTTTAAATTTGTTTTCTTTATTTTTCCTTGTGAAGTTACTAAAATTAGATTTGAATTATTTGTATAGTCATTTACTACAAGAAAACTATTAATTACTTCTTTATCTCTTAAAGAAATTAAATTTATAATAGGTCTTCCTTTAGCATATCTGTTAGCTTCAGGAATATTATATACTTTTAACCAATATAAACGACCTTTATTAGAAAAACATAAGATGTTATCATGAGTATATGCTATTAAAATTTTATGAATAAAATCATTTTCTTTTAATTTTATAGCTAATTTACCTTTACCTCCTCTATGTTGTAAATTATATTCAGTAATTTTCTGATATTTAATATAACCTTGATAAGATAAAGTAATAATAACTTTTTCATGATTAATTAAATCCTTTTTTTGAATAAAAGAATTATTATTGAAAATAATTTCTGTTTTTCTATGATCTCCAAATTCTTTTTTTATTAAAATTAATTCATTATAGATTACTTTCATTAAGTATTCATAATTATTAATAATTTTAATTAATTTTGATATTTTATATATCAAATTTTGATATTCTATACATAATTTTTTATGTTCTAGGGTTGTTAATTTATTTAATTTTAATTCTAAAATAGCTTGAATTTGTTTATAACTAAAATGATAATTATCATTAAATTTTATTAAATTAGAATTAGTTAAATAAATATTTAATGTTTTTTTTTCTTTTAAATCAAAAATTTGAAATATATTTGGAATTTTCCAAGATTGAATATAAATTTTATTTCTTATAGTTTCTGATATTTTAGAAGAACGTATAATTTTTATAATTTCTTGTATATTTAATAAAGCTACTATTAATCCTTCTAATATATGTGCTTTATTGCGAGCTTTATCTATTTCATAATTTGTTCTTCTTATCACTATTTCACGACGATGAGAAATAAATGCTTTAATAATTTTTTTTAAAGACATTAATTTAGGCTCACCCTTATATAAGGAAACCATTTTTATACTAAAAGTAGTTTGTAATGATGTTAATTTATATAAATTATTTAAAAGAACATTAATAGATATATCTTTTTTGATTTTAATTAAAATACGTATACCATCTTTATCAGATTCATCTCTTAAAGTTTTAATACCTTGAATTTTTTTTTCTTTTATTAAAAAAGCTATTTTTTCTATTAATTTAGATTTATTTACTTGATAGGGGAGTTCATAAATTATGATAGTTTTATAATTTTTTTTTTCATCTTTAATTATTTTAATACGTCCTCTAAGAAAAATTTTTCCTTTTCCTGTACTATAAGCATTTTCAATACCATTTATACCATAAATAATCCCTGCAGTAGGAAAATCTGGACCTGGAATATGATTCATTAAATCTTTAGTAGTAATTGAATTATTATTAATATAAGCTAAACAAGCATTAATTACTTCAGTAATATTATGAGGAGGAATGTTAGTTGTCATTCCTACAGCTATACCTGATGATCCATTTATTAATAAATTAGGTATTTTAGTAGGCATTATTTCAGGTATTTTTTCAGTACCATCATAATTAGGTAAAAAATTTACTGTATTTTTTTCTAAATCAGTAATAATCTCCTGAGAAATTTTAGACATTTTTACTTCAGTATAACGCATAGCAGCAGCTGAATCTCCATCAATAGAACCAAAATTACCTTGTCCATTTATTAATGGATATCTTAAAGAAAATATTTGAGCTAATCTTACAATAGTATCATAAACTGCATTATCTCCATGAGGATGATATTTTCCTATAACATCACCTACTATTCTTGCTGATTTTTTATAAGGTTTATTCCATGTATTTCCTAATACATACATAGCGTATAATATACGTCTATGTACTGGTTTTAATCCATCTCTTACATCTGGTAATGCTCTTCCTATTATAACTGACATAGCATAATCTAAATAAGAATTTTTTAATTCTTCTTCAATATTAATTAATTTTATTTCTTTAGCAAAAGAATTCATATAAATAAATATCCTTTAAACTTAATTTTATAGGTTAAATATTTATCATTTATATTTATAAATATATAAATTTATTACAAAATTTATAAAAAAGTATAAATAAATTTTTTGATAAAATAAATTTTTGTATTTTTATATTCATATAATTATAATAATTATATTAATATAATAAATATATATATTTTATATAATACTAAATTTTTTAAAATATTTTTAACTTAAAGTATTATAATTTTTTAATTGTTTAATTTTTTTTTTTGCTTGATTAATAACTTCTTTAGGAATTCCTGCTAAAGATGCTACAAATAAACCATAATTTTTATTAATTGATCCAATTTTAACTTTATGTAAAAAAACAATAGAATTGTTTAATTCTATTGCATCAAAATATACATTTTTTATACATTTATTTTTAATTTTTAAGTTAGTTAATTCAATATAGTTAGTTGCAAATAAAGTAAGTGATTTATTTTTTTTTGCAATATTTTCTGCACAAGCCCAAGCAATAGCTAAGCCATCATGAGTGGATGTTCCTCTTCCTATTTCATCCATCAATACTAAACTTTTTTGTGTTGCATTTCTTAAAATATTTGCAGTTTCTATCATTTCTACCATAAAAGTAGATAATCCAGAAGAAATATCATCTGTTGATCCTATTCTAGTAAAAATTCTATCTATTGGTCCTATAATAGCTTTATCTGCAGGAACATAACTACCTATATAAGTCATTAATATAATTAATGCAACTTGCCTCATATAAGTACTTTTTCCCCCCATATTAGGACCTGTTATTAACAATATATTATGATTATTATTTAATAATACATTATTAGCTATAAATGGTGATTTTATAATATTTTCAACAATAGGATGTCTAGAATTAATTAAAGATATTCCTATTTTTTTTTTTATTATAGGACAAGTATAATTTAAAGTTAAAGATCGTTCAGCTAAGTTACATAATACATCTAATTCTGATAAATATAATGATAATTTTTGTAAATTTTTTAAAAAAGGATTAATGTAATCAAATAATTCTTCATATAATTTTTTTTCTAAATTTATAAGTTTTTCTTTTGAATTTAGAATATTTTTTTCGTATTTTTTTAATTCTGGAATTGTATATCTATTAAAATTTTTTAAAGTTTGGATTTGAATATATTTATTAGGTATATCAGATTTATAACTTTTATTAATCTGAATATAATATCCATGAATTGTATTAAATCCAATTTTTAATTTTTCTAATTTTAATAAATTACGTTCTTTTTGTTCTAAAAAAGATAGATATTTATTAGAATCTTTTGAAAATTTTCTTAATTCATCTAATAATATATTATATCCAGAAGCTATAACGTCTCCCTCTCTTAAGGATAAGGAAGGTTTTTTTTTTATAGATTTTTCTAATAAATTTTTTAATGAAAGAAATGATCCTAAATTTAAAATTTTAGTTTTTATTTCACAATTATCTATATTTTTAAAAATTTTATAAAAATAAGGTAAATAATTTAATGTTTGTCTTAAAGAAACTAAATCATGTGGTTTAGCAGTTTTTAATGCTAATCTAGCAATAATTCTTTCAATATCTCTAATTTTTAATAAAATTTTTTTAAAATCAAAATAATATTTTTGTAATATTGAAATATTTTTTTGTCTATTTAAAATAATTTTTATATCCCTTATAGGGTTATTTAACCATCGTTTTAATAAACGACTACCCATACTAGTAGTAGTATAATCTAATACTTTAATCAAAGTATTCTCATTATTTCCTGAAATACTGTTAATAATTTCTAAATTTTTACGAGTATTTTCATCCATAATAATTTCATTATTATGATTTTCTAAAAAAATATTATTAATATGCGGTAAATATACTCGTTGAGTATCTTTAACATATTGTATTAAACATCCTGCAGCTCTAACAGCTATAAGTGATTTTTCAATACCAAAACTTTTTAAATTTTTAGTTCCAAATTGCATATTTAATTGTTGAAAAGCTGTATCTATATCAAATTCCCACAATGGTCTACGTCTAATACAGTTTCTTTTTTCTATTAAACTTATATTTGTAAAATTTTCAGAATATAATAATTCTGTAGGGTTAGTTCTTTCTAATTCTCCTGCAATTATATTAATATCTTTATTTTCCATAATTCTAAAATCACCAGAACTAATATTTAATGTGGCATAACCAAATCCTAATTTTATATCTTGATATATTGCACCTAATAAATTATCAAAGTAATTATTTAATAAAACATCATCACTGACTGTTCCTGGTGTAATAATACGAACTATTTTTCTATCTAAAATTTTTTTTTTAGATAATATTTTTTTTTTTTGTATTTGTTCACAAATTGCTACTGATTCTCCTAATTTAATTAATTTTGATAGATAATTTTCTATACTATTAACAGGTATACCTGCCATAGGTATTGGTTTTCCATTTAATTTTCCTCTTTTAGTTAAGACAATATTTAATAATTTTGAGGCTTTTTTTGCGTCTTCAAAAAACATTTCATAAAAATCTCCTAATCTATAAAATAATAGAATATTAGGATATTGTTTTTTTAATTTAAAATATTGATCTATCATGGGTGTAGACATGTTTTTGTAATTTTTTAATATTTACTATTTTGAAAATTTATATTTCTTAATTTAAACAAAAATATTTTATATTAATAAAAATAAATAATCTATAAACAATTTTTATTTAAAAATAATTATTATTTATCATCATTATTATCATTAGTATCAATTAATCTTAGTATTATAAAAAATAAATTAATAAAGTCTAAATACAACATAAGTGCACCTAAAATAGCATATCTTCTTAAATTATCTTTATCATTTATATTTAAACTAATTTTTTTTGCAATATTTTTTAATTTTTGAGTATCATACGCAATAAGTAATGTAAAAAAAATTACACCAATATAATTTATTATAGATGCTACAAAATTATTTTGTAACCATAAATTTACAAATGA
Proteins encoded in this region:
- the metK gene encoding methionine adenosyltransferase, with protein sequence MTEYLFTSESVSEGHPDKIADQISDAILDDIIKQDIKARVACETYIKNNMILIGGEITTKAKINIEKITRKTIKEIGYTNPNAGFNANTCTILNIISKQSEDINKGITSNLDRYNQGAGDQGFVFGYATNETDVFMPAPIVYAHKLVYQQAQIRKKKILSWLEPDAKSQITFKYKNNKIINIDSVVLSTQISKEISYKKLQEAIMEEIIKPVLPKNWINKKTKFFINPSGRFIIGGPVSDCGLTGRKIIVDTYGGMARHGGGAFSGKDPSKVDRSAAYAARYIAKNIVASSLASRCEIQIAYIIGIANPISIMVNTFGTGKVSNKKIILFIKEIFDLRPFNLIKMLDLLKPIYKKTACYGHFGRNIFTWEKIDEVNKFKDFFSI
- the gyrA gene encoding DNA gyrase subunit A; its protein translation is MNSFAKEIKLINIEEELKNSYLDYAMSVIIGRALPDVRDGLKPVHRRILYAMYVLGNTWNKPYKKSARIVGDVIGKYHPHGDNAVYDTIVRLAQIFSLRYPLINGQGNFGSIDGDSAAAMRYTEVKMSKISQEIITDLEKNTVNFLPNYDGTEKIPEIMPTKIPNLLINGSSGIAVGMTTNIPPHNITEVINACLAYINNNSITTKDLMNHIPGPDFPTAGIIYGINGIENAYSTGKGKIFLRGRIKIIKDEKKNYKTIIIYELPYQVNKSKLIEKIAFLIKEKKIQGIKTLRDESDKDGIRILIKIKKDISINVLLNNLYKLTSLQTTFSIKMVSLYKGEPKLMSLKKIIKAFISHRREIVIRRTNYEIDKARNKAHILEGLIVALLNIQEIIKIIRSSKISETIRNKIYIQSWKIPNIFQIFDLKEKKTLNIYLTNSNLIKFNDNYHFSYKQIQAILELKLNKLTTLEHKKLCIEYQNLIYKISKLIKIINNYEYLMKVIYNELILIKKEFGDHRKTEIIFNNNSFIQKKDLINHEKVIITLSYQGYIKYQKITEYNLQHRGGKGKLAIKLKENDFIHKILIAYTHDNILCFSNKGRLYWLKVYNIPEANRYAKGRPIINLISLRDKEVINSFLVVNDYTNNSNLILVTSQGKIKKTNLKKFSNPRSNGIIAIKLKKNDTLIGVSLVNKDDKIMLFSSSGKAVKFNESQIRSMERNTIGVKGMNILNKKDDYIVSLIIIKHKSKNNIFTITENGYGKCTNHIAFPTKSRSTKGVISIKINKRNGKLIGSLKVENNDQVIIITNMGTLIRVNISEICVVGRNTKGVIIMKTKFNEKIVGLQKI